A genome region from candidate division KSB1 bacterium includes the following:
- a CDS encoding lysophospholipid acyltransferase family protein yields the protein MTAVLRKIKKRSVSFILWSIGLGLFIPFGLFIIVYSLFFDPRRIDPFLKAGCRFILNAMLIRTEVSGLQHVDAEKTVVFMANHVNVFDALVLFGYIPNYARGVELDKHFKWPLWGLLLKRLGQIPISRDGGKKALQSLETARQRIENGTSIIILPEGTRTLTGEPGTFKRGPFILVKAAKTDIVPVVMIDAFQIKHKGSSIITPGTIKVKFGKPVRYSDIKHLHTRDILKVVEGKIRELFESDY from the coding sequence ATGACAGCCGTGTTGCGGAAAATAAAAAAACGCAGCGTTTCCTTTATACTCTGGAGCATCGGACTCGGTCTTTTTATACCCTTTGGATTGTTTATCATTGTTTACAGCCTGTTTTTTGATCCCCGGCGTATTGATCCGTTTCTCAAGGCCGGCTGCCGGTTTATCCTGAACGCCATGTTGATCAGAACAGAGGTCAGTGGATTGCAGCATGTTGATGCGGAAAAAACGGTTGTTTTTATGGCCAATCATGTCAATGTGTTTGACGCGCTGGTGCTTTTCGGATATATCCCCAATTACGCGCGCGGTGTGGAACTGGATAAACACTTCAAGTGGCCCTTGTGGGGACTTTTGTTAAAGAGACTGGGCCAAATCCCGATCAGCCGGGATGGCGGGAAAAAAGCCCTGCAAAGTCTGGAAACAGCCCGGCAGCGCATTGAAAACGGGACATCTATTATCATTCTGCCTGAAGGCACGCGTACCTTGACCGGCGAACCGGGTACCTTTAAAAGAGGTCCATTCATTCTGGTCAAAGCGGCAAAAACGGATATTGTACCGGTTGTCATGATCGATGCGTTTCAAATCAAACACAAGGGCAGCAGTATCATCACACCGGGCACCATAAAAGTAAAATTCGGCAAACCTGTCCGTTATTCGGACATAAAACATCTGCATACCCGGGACATTCTCAAGGTTGTTGAGGGTAAAATAAGGGAATTGTTCGAGTCAGATTATTGA
- a CDS encoding diacylglycerol kinase family protein: protein MNILMLVNPIAGKKQGIAVSQRALQLFNSQNVTVKVIYSERPRHLIEIAKDEVGNGWDGIAAVGGDGTLFEVINGMAQGNPDLPAPLGVIPVGTGNSFSRDLNIASLDDAVCNMVRGNTRRVDLGKFTVDEQDYYFINIIGFGFVADVAERASLYKKWGALSYIIGVFQVTRRLQSYQMTFEIDGVKYERDNVFVEICNSTRTGGDMIMAPDAKIDDGLLDVVVLNKLSRRKLLATFPRIFKGTHIHIPEITTFKARDMTFYSDISKILTPDGEIFGNTPLSVSVVPGKIRVFDA from the coding sequence ATGAACATCCTGATGCTGGTCAATCCAATAGCGGGGAAAAAACAGGGCATTGCCGTGTCACAGCGGGCGCTGCAGCTCTTTAACAGCCAGAATGTGACTGTTAAAGTCATTTACTCCGAGCGTCCCCGGCACCTGATCGAAATCGCCAAAGACGAGGTCGGCAACGGCTGGGACGGCATCGCGGCCGTAGGCGGAGACGGTACTCTGTTCGAGGTGATCAACGGTATGGCGCAGGGCAATCCGGATCTACCGGCGCCGCTCGGGGTGATTCCGGTGGGCACCGGCAATTCATTTTCCCGCGATCTGAACATCGCATCGCTGGATGATGCGGTCTGCAACATGGTCAGGGGCAACACCCGGCGCGTGGACCTGGGCAAATTCACGGTGGATGAACAGGATTATTATTTTATCAATATCATCGGGTTCGGATTTGTCGCAGATGTTGCAGAACGGGCCAGTCTGTACAAAAAATGGGGCGCCCTGAGTTACATTATCGGCGTGTTCCAGGTGACCCGCAGACTGCAGTCCTATCAGATGACATTCGAGATTGACGGCGTCAAATATGAGCGCGACAATGTATTCGTTGAGATTTGCAATTCCACCAGGACCGGCGGTGATATGATCATGGCGCCGGACGCGAAAATCGATGACGGTCTGCTGGATGTGGTGGTGCTGAACAAATTATCCAGGCGGAAACTGCTGGCAACCTTTCCCAGGATATTCAAGGGGACGCATATTCATATTCCCGAGATCACGACATTCAAAGCCAGGGATATGACCTTTTATTCGGACATTAGCAAGATCCTGACCCCGGACGGTGAGATATTCGGCAACACGCCCCTTTCGGTTTCTGTTGTCCCCGGCAAGATCAGGGTATTCGACGCATGA
- a CDS encoding PAS domain S-box protein encodes MQERSFEKIPDGFIKKWQEIADLIATIVNVPAALIMKTENEFMEVFTSSKTENNLYKVGDTEHWHGLYCETVIKTQKKLRIPNALKDKNWDKNPDIKLGMIAYLGYPINFPDQKPFGTLCVLDNKERQFSAENEKLLLQFKKVIELDLALIFSLGLTEKYSHADIIQKLSQDNKEYQATNEELEQTNAELLKAQQKAKESKETYRNLFQNAQVGLFRTRISDGKILESNKQLAVMFGYDDLDNFIAEYKTSDNYVDKGAREKMIEMIKENGFIQNFEARFYRKDKSIFWANYSARIFPDKGWIEGVAEDITEKKLAEEALRESEDRLSKIMIAANDGMWDWDLKTNQAYFDPRYYKLSGYDVDEFPHKLAEFQKRVHPDDVDYVMNETEKHLKGEIDRFEVKFRFLKKSGDWQWIQGKGIIVERDEKGIPQRFVGTHRDISELKRVEEALRSNYELLRIAGETARFGGWNVDLEKNISNWSDAVADIHEVPHGYSTPVEEGINFYAPEWRDKITQVFTDCAQKGIPYDEEMEIITLKEKRLWVRTIGRAVKDETGKISKVQGSFQDITARKQVEEDLRQSEKRYRLLAKNTLDIIWVMTMDARFTYVNPAIQTVFGFSPDEWIGSGLWEHCDKHHFARMKTLIEKEAAKGLEHQGVIFEAQMLRRDGSAIDVEIHGQVIFNDQNEPVSLQGVTRDITDRKKAEQLLKESEERFKALHNASFGGIAIHDKGIILECNQGLSEITGYSLDELIGMDGLLLIAPETRDLVMNNILAGYEKPYEAIGLRKNGELYPIRLEARNIPYKGKTVRTVEFRDITETRQAEEALRQSEEMMRNSQSVAHISAYSTNLNVAEIQKSQWVCSPEFYKIFGIDESYPHTIEGWAALIHPDFREEVFAYHESVVKQKKSFTREYKIIRINDGAERWVHGTGELEFDKKGKPVRMHGAIQDITERKQAEEALKQSEDRFKKLSSFTFEGIIIHKDAIAIDVNQSTVEMLGFERDEIIGMNLFNLIHPDYHAIAKNNIKKQVATPYQLLVIRKNGSTFYAEIEARDISYNDEYFRVACIRDITERKKAEEALQRIEWMLSKKAAAVKNDQAPLYGDLSKLNTSRLILDAVGKDVLQDIADDFLRLLESSSAIYEKNGDYALGIFASGWCRFMDQASRELCGTDDNKKALNSGKWLCHESCWKEASLPAMESGKPVDIECQGGIHLYALPIIAGNKVIGAINFGYGDPPQDKEKLSELAEKYKVSLDDLIKRAREYPSRPPYIIEMAKERLQASANLIGEIASRKIAEKEIIKLNEELEQKIAEKTRELKERVLELERFHDATIEREFRIKELRDEIDKLKKQTR; translated from the coding sequence ATGCAGGAACGTTCATTTGAAAAGATACCCGATGGCTTTATAAAAAAGTGGCAGGAAATAGCCGACTTGATTGCAACTATTGTGAATGTTCCCGCCGCTTTGATTATGAAAACCGAAAACGAGTTTATGGAGGTTTTCACTTCCAGCAAAACCGAAAACAATCTATACAAGGTGGGTGATACGGAACATTGGCACGGATTATACTGCGAAACGGTGATCAAAACGCAAAAGAAACTCCGCATCCCCAATGCTCTGAAAGATAAGAATTGGGACAAAAATCCCGATATAAAACTCGGGATGATAGCCTATCTCGGTTATCCGATAAATTTTCCTGATCAAAAACCTTTTGGAACGTTATGCGTGCTCGACAATAAGGAAAGACAATTCAGCGCTGAGAACGAAAAATTATTACTGCAATTCAAAAAAGTAATTGAACTGGATTTGGCCTTGATTTTTTCGTTGGGATTAACAGAAAAATACAGCCACGCCGATATCATTCAAAAATTATCACAAGACAATAAAGAATACCAGGCAACCAATGAGGAACTTGAACAAACCAATGCGGAATTATTAAAAGCTCAACAAAAAGCTAAAGAAAGTAAAGAAACCTACCGTAATCTTTTTCAGAATGCGCAAGTGGGGCTTTTCCGGACCAGAATCTCCGATGGAAAGATATTGGAAAGCAACAAGCAACTGGCCGTGATGTTTGGCTATGATGATCTGGATAATTTTATAGCTGAGTATAAAACATCCGACAACTATGTTGATAAAGGCGCCCGCGAAAAGATGATTGAAATGATCAAAGAAAACGGATTCATTCAAAACTTTGAAGCGCGTTTTTACCGCAAAGATAAATCGATTTTCTGGGCAAATTATTCAGCCAGGATATTTCCGGATAAAGGGTGGATCGAAGGCGTAGCAGAAGATATTACAGAGAAGAAACTGGCAGAGGAAGCCTTACGAGAAAGCGAAGACAGGCTATCAAAAATAATGATAGCAGCAAACGACGGCATGTGGGATTGGGATTTAAAAACGAATCAGGCTTATTTTGACCCACGCTACTATAAATTGTCAGGATATGATGTTGATGAATTTCCCCACAAGCTGGCAGAATTTCAAAAACGCGTTCACCCCGATGATGTTGATTATGTGATGAACGAAACTGAAAAACATCTGAAAGGAGAGATTGACCGTTTTGAAGTCAAATTCAGGTTCCTGAAAAAGTCGGGTGACTGGCAATGGATACAGGGGAAAGGAATAATTGTTGAGCGGGACGAAAAAGGCATACCGCAGCGCTTTGTAGGAACCCATCGCGATATCAGCGAACTCAAACGGGTAGAAGAAGCGCTGAGATCCAATTATGAGTTGCTGCGAATTGCCGGTGAAACTGCTCGCTTTGGCGGATGGAATGTTGACCTTGAGAAGAACATCTCCAACTGGTCGGATGCTGTGGCAGATATTCATGAGGTTCCACATGGATACTCGACACCTGTGGAGGAAGGCATCAATTTCTATGCACCCGAATGGAGGGACAAAATCACACAGGTTTTTACCGATTGCGCCCAAAAAGGTATTCCATACGATGAAGAGATGGAGATTATTACTTTAAAAGAAAAACGCTTATGGGTAAGAACTATAGGCAGAGCGGTGAAAGATGAAACCGGCAAGATCAGCAAAGTGCAGGGTTCGTTTCAGGATATAACCGCACGAAAACAGGTGGAAGAGGATTTGCGGCAAAGTGAAAAACGCTATCGGCTACTGGCTAAAAATACACTCGATATCATTTGGGTGATGACGATGGATGCGCGCTTTACCTACGTCAATCCGGCCATCCAAACAGTGTTTGGCTTCAGCCCAGACGAATGGATCGGAAGTGGGTTATGGGAGCATTGCGACAAGCATCATTTCGCCAGGATGAAGACTTTGATCGAAAAGGAAGCTGCCAAAGGTCTTGAACACCAAGGGGTAATCTTTGAAGCGCAAATGCTTCGTCGCGATGGCAGCGCCATTGACGTCGAAATTCATGGTCAGGTCATCTTCAACGATCAAAATGAACCTGTTTCATTACAAGGCGTGACCCGTGACATTACCGATCGCAAAAAAGCAGAACAACTGCTCAAAGAGAGTGAAGAGCGCTTTAAAGCCTTGCATAATGCATCTTTTGGCGGTATTGCCATTCACGATAAAGGAATCATTTTAGAATGTAATCAGGGACTTTCGGAAATAACAGGATATTCATTGGACGAACTCATTGGAATGGACGGTTTGTTGCTTATCGCTCCGGAGACAAGAGATTTGGTGATGAATAATATTTTGGCAGGCTACGAAAAACCTTATGAAGCTATTGGTTTACGCAAAAACGGAGAATTATATCCGATAAGGTTGGAAGCAAGAAATATCCCATACAAAGGAAAAACCGTCAGAACAGTCGAATTTAGAGATATAACTGAAACCAGACAGGCCGAAGAAGCACTGCGCCAAAGCGAAGAAATGATGCGCAATTCGCAATCTGTGGCTCATATCTCTGCTTATTCAACAAATCTGAATGTAGCTGAAATACAGAAAAGCCAATGGGTTTGCTCGCCCGAATTTTACAAAATATTCGGGATAGACGAAAGCTATCCGCATACAATAGAAGGTTGGGCGGCTCTTATTCATCCCGATTTTCGCGAAGAAGTGTTTGCCTACCACGAATCTGTTGTAAAGCAAAAGAAATCTTTCACTCGTGAATATAAAATAATCCGTATTAATGATGGAGCAGAGCGCTGGGTTCATGGTACAGGAGAACTTGAATTTGATAAAAAAGGAAAACCCGTCAGAATGCATGGGGCTATTCAGGACATCACCGAACGCAAGCAGGCGGAGGAAGCCCTGAAGCAAAGCGAGGACAGATTCAAAAAGCTATCGAGTTTTACTTTTGAAGGAATCATTATTCACAAAGATGCCATTGCCATTGATGTCAACCAAAGCACAGTAGAGATGCTTGGCTTTGAAAGAGATGAAATAATCGGAATGAATTTATTCAATTTGATTCATCCTGATTATCATGCAATAGCAAAAAATAATATTAAAAAACAAGTAGCAACACCCTACCAATTACTCGTAATACGAAAGAATGGCTCTACCTTTTATGCCGAAATTGAAGCCAGGGATATATCTTATAATGATGAATATTTCAGGGTAGCATGCATAAGAGACATCACCGAACGCAAAAAAGCCGAAGAAGCATTACAGCGCATCGAGTGGATGCTGAGCAAAAAAGCGGCAGCCGTAAAAAATGACCAGGCCCCGCTTTATGGTGATCTTTCGAAGCTAAATACCAGCAGATTGATTCTTGATGCTGTCGGAAAAGATGTGCTGCAAGATATCGCGGACGACTTTTTAAGGTTACTGGAATCCTCATCAGCCATATATGAAAAGAACGGCGATTATGCGCTTGGCATTTTTGCTTCCGGCTGGTGCCGTTTTATGGATCAGGCCTCCCGTGAATTGTGCGGCACCGACGACAATAAAAAGGCGCTGAATAGCGGTAAATGGCTTTGTCACGAATCCTGCTGGAAGGAAGCATCGCTGCCGGCCATGGAATCCGGTAAGCCTGTCGATATCGAATGCCAGGGCGGAATACATCTCTATGCACTGCCGATTATTGCCGGTAATAAAGTAATCGGAGCCATCAACTTTGGCTATGGTGATCCGCCGCAGGACAAAGAAAAATTGAGCGAACTGGCTGAAAAATACAAGGTCTCCCTGGATGATCTGATAAAAAGGGCCAGGGAATACCCGTCCCGTCCGCCTTACATCATTGAAATGGCCAAAGAACGGCTGCAGGCTTCCGCCAATCTAATTGGTGAAATCGCAAGCCGCAAAATTGCAGAGAAGGAGATAATTAAACTAAACGAAGAACTGGAACAAAAGATTGCAGAAAAGACCAGAGAACTGAAAGAACGGGTTTTAGAACTGGAACGCTTCCACGATGCGACCATCGAGCGGGAATTTCGCATCAAGGAACTGCGCGACGAGATCGATAAACTAAAAAAGCAGACAAGATGA